In Candidatus Eisenbacteria bacterium, the genomic stretch CGACGCCTCGTGAACGCGCGAGATCTTCCACGACAAAGGGGGTTGTCGTCGATTGTTCTCCCGGGCAGAAGCGACCGGGAGGCGATGGGCAGCCCACTCAGACCGCTGGCGGAGAACCTCTGGGTCGTCGATCGACCGCAGACGTTCTACGGACTCCCGGTCGGCACGCGCATGACCGTCATTCGCCTCCTGGGTGGCCGTCTGCTGCTCCATTCACCCGTCGTGCTCGACGCGGACCTGCGAGGGCAGCTCGATTCGGTCGGCCGCGTCTCTTTCGCGGTCGCGCCGAATCGCGTCCATCATCTCTACGCCGGCGATGTCGCCAAGGCGTATCCGGGGACGCGTCTCTGGGTGGCGCCGGGGCTCGAGCGCAAGCGTCCCGACCTCGTATGCGAGGCGATCCTCGGCGACGAGGCCCCCGAGGAGTGGCGCGGGGAGGTCGATCAGGTCTTCTTTCGCGGGCGGCCGTACGAGAACGAGGTGACGTTCTTCCATCGCGTCAGCCGGACGCTCATCCTGTGCGACCTGGCGTTCAACTTCGGCCCCCGCACGCCGACGCCGACGCGCCTGTTGATGAAGCTGATCCGAAGCTACGGCCATCTCGGCCCGTCCACACTCGACCCGTGGCTCATCCGCGACCGAAACGCCGCGCGCGAGAGCCTCGAGCGCATCCTCGCCTGGGACTTCGACCGTGTCATCGTCGCGCACGGCGAGGTTCTCGAGAGCGGCGGGCACGAGATCCTGCGCCGCGGCTACTCGTGGTTGCTCGACTGAAGGAAAGAAGATGTCGCTGAAGCTCTATGCCCACCCCTTCTCTTCGTACTGCCAGAAGGTGCTGATCGCGCTCTACGAGAACCGTATCCCGTTCGAGCTCCGCCTGCTCGCACCGGGCGACGAGCAGGCCGCCGCCGAGCACGAGGCCCTGTGGCCCTTGCGGCGCATGCCCGTGCTCGTCGACGGGGACCGCACGGTGGTCGAGGCGAGCACCATCATCGAGTATCTGGGCCTCCGGCATCCCGGGAAGGTGCGGCTGATTCCCCAGGATCCGACCGAAGCGCTCGACGTGCGGATGATGGACCGCTTCTTCGACAACTACGTCATGACGCCGATGCAGAAGGTCGTGACCGACGGCATCCGCCCGCCGGAGTACCGCGATCTCCACGGGGTCGCCGAGGCGCGCAAGCTGCTCGACACCGCCTATCGCTGGCTCGACGGCGCCATCGACGGGCGCGAATGGGCGGCGGGCGACGCGTTCAGCCTCGCCGACTGCGCGGCGGCGCCGGCGCTCTTCTACGCCGACTGGGCGCACCCGATCGACGAAGCGTTCGCCAACGTCAGATCCTACCGGCGACGGCTCCTCGCGCGGCCGTCCTTCGCCCGCGCCGTCGACGAGGCGCGGCCATACCGCCCGTTCTTCCCGTTGGGCGCGCCGGAGAGAGACTGACCGATGATCCTCGAGATGGCCGTCCTCCAGGTGAAGCCGGGCATGGCCGCCGAGTTCCAGGCGGCGTTCGAAACCGCCGAGCCGATCATCGCCGGCTCGCCCGGCCACGTCGCGCACGAGCTGCATCGCTGCCACGAGGACCCGAACCGGTTCCTGCTGCTGGTTCGCTGGCGCACGCTCGAGGATCACACACGCGGCTTCCGCGGCTCGCCGGAATACCAGCGCTGGAAGGCGCTGCTCCATCGCTTCTACGATCCCTTCCCGGAGGTCCTGCACTACGAGCTGGTGAGCGGCGGCCTCTAGGCGCAACGCCGAGCCATGGACATCGCGCTGCTCGTGAAGTACCTCGTCGTCGATGGCGAGATCACCGGCTGCACGTAGCCGACGGGACCACGCGTGAGCACGTTCGTACTGGTGCACGGTGCGTGGCACGGCGCCTGGTGCTGGTACAAGGTGGTCGTTCTGCTGGAGCGTGCCGGGCACCGCGCGATCGCGCTCGATCTGCCGGGCCTCGGAAAGGACAAGACGCCGCTCGACGCGGTCACGCTGGCGACGTGGACCGACAGCGTCGTGCGCGTGCTCGACGCCCGGCCCGAGCCCGTCGTCCTGGTCGGTCACAGCCGCGGCGGAATCGTCGTCAGCCAGGTCGCGGAGGCGCGGCCCGACAAGGTCGGACGCCTCGTCTACCTCGCCGCGTACCTGCTGCGCGACGGCGAAGCCCTGCTCGAAGTGGCGCAGCGCGACACCGCGTCACGGATCTTGCCGAACCTGGTGTGGGCCGAGGACCGCCGATCCGCGACGATGGCGCTCGACGCCGTGAAGGACGTCTTCTACGGCGGATGCTCCGACGACGACGTCGCGCTGGCCCGGCTGCTGCTGGCGCCGGAGCCGCTGGTTCCCCTCAGCACGCCGATCCACGTGACGGACGGGCGCTTCGGCCGCGTGCCGCGAACCTACATCGAGTGCCTGCGGGACCGGGCGGTGAGCCCGTCGGAGCAGAAGGCGATGTACACCGCGATGCCATGCCACCGGGTCGTCTCGATGGACACGGATCACTCGCCGTTCTTCTCGGCGCCGGCCGAGCTGGTGGCCCACCTCACGTCGCTGCGATAGGCGCCTCGTGGAGCGCGCCCGCATCGTCGCCCTGGCTGATCGCCTGATCGGCGCTCACGATCGCGCGTCCACGATCGATCCGATCACTTCCTCCGATCCGTCGTTCGACGTGGCCGCGGCGTACGCAGTGCTACGCGAGATCCAGGCGCGTCGAGTGGCGAGCGGCTGGCAGCCGGTGGGTCGCAAGATCGGGTTCACCAACCGCACGATCTGGGCGCGCTACGACGTCGATCGTCCGATGTGGGCGTACGTGTACGCGCAC encodes the following:
- a CDS encoding antibiotic biosynthesis monooxygenase, encoding MILEMAVLQVKPGMAAEFQAAFETAEPIIAGSPGHVAHELHRCHEDPNRFLLLVRWRTLEDHTRGFRGSPEYQRWKALLHRFYDPFPEVLHYELVSGGL
- a CDS encoding alpha/beta fold hydrolase — its product is MSTFVLVHGAWHGAWCWYKVVVLLERAGHRAIALDLPGLGKDKTPLDAVTLATWTDSVVRVLDARPEPVVLVGHSRGGIVVSQVAEARPDKVGRLVYLAAYLLRDGEALLEVAQRDTASRILPNLVWAEDRRSATMALDAVKDVFYGGCSDDDVALARLLLAPEPLVPLSTPIHVTDGRFGRVPRTYIECLRDRAVSPSEQKAMYTAMPCHRVVSMDTDHSPFFSAPAELVAHLTSLR
- a CDS encoding glutathione S-transferase family protein, giving the protein MSLKLYAHPFSSYCQKVLIALYENRIPFELRLLAPGDEQAAAEHEALWPLRRMPVLVDGDRTVVEASTIIEYLGLRHPGKVRLIPQDPTEALDVRMMDRFFDNYVMTPMQKVVTDGIRPPEYRDLHGVAEARKLLDTAYRWLDGAIDGREWAAGDAFSLADCAAAPALFYADWAHPIDEAFANVRSYRRRLLARPSFARAVDEARPYRPFFPLGAPERD
- a CDS encoding DUF4336 domain-containing protein, producing MGSPLRPLAENLWVVDRPQTFYGLPVGTRMTVIRLLGGRLLLHSPVVLDADLRGQLDSVGRVSFAVAPNRVHHLYAGDVAKAYPGTRLWVAPGLERKRPDLVCEAILGDEAPEEWRGEVDQVFFRGRPYENEVTFFHRVSRTLILCDLAFNFGPRTPTPTRLLMKLIRSYGHLGPSTLDPWLIRDRNAARESLERILAWDFDRVIVAHGEVLESGGHEILRRGYSWLLD